From one Streptomyces sp. NBC_01478 genomic stretch:
- the mltG gene encoding endolytic transglycosylase MltG produces the protein MQMNTPPRSTIRLTRRGRVALIATGAVVAGTAVAVPLLSLETEGDSRPTSLVIPEGWRSGQIYEAVDKALALPVGTTKKSIAKSGLKLPNDAEGNPEGYLFPATYPLEKKSTPASLLSFMVNTANRKFNGAPVAAGAQRNAMNVYQAVTIASIVQAEAASTADMGKVARVIFNRLERGMPLQMDSTINYALNRATLKTTTSDTRLDSPYNSYQRMGLPPTPIDNPGEDAMRAAINPPPGDWLYFVTVKPGDTRFAATYEEHQRNVAEFNAAQKSSAPPTK, from the coding sequence ATGCAGATGAACACTCCGCCACGGAGCACGATTCGACTGACCCGCAGGGGCCGGGTCGCCCTCATCGCGACCGGGGCCGTCGTGGCCGGCACCGCCGTGGCGGTGCCGCTGCTGAGCCTGGAGACCGAGGGGGACTCAAGGCCCACGTCCCTGGTGATCCCGGAGGGCTGGCGCTCGGGCCAGATCTACGAAGCCGTCGACAAGGCCCTCGCGCTGCCGGTCGGTACCACCAAGAAGTCGATCGCGAAATCCGGCCTGAAGCTGCCGAACGACGCGGAGGGCAACCCCGAGGGATATCTCTTCCCGGCGACGTATCCGCTGGAGAAGAAGTCGACGCCCGCGTCGCTGCTGTCGTTCATGGTCAACACCGCGAACCGGAAGTTCAACGGCGCCCCGGTCGCGGCCGGCGCCCAGCGCAACGCGATGAACGTCTACCAGGCCGTCACCATCGCGAGCATCGTGCAGGCCGAGGCCGCCTCCACGGCGGACATGGGGAAGGTGGCCCGGGTCATCTTCAACCGCCTCGAACGCGGGATGCCGTTGCAGATGGACTCGACCATCAACTACGCGCTCAACCGCGCCACGTTGAAGACCACCACCAGCGACACCCGCCTCGACAGCCCCTACAACTCCTACCAGCGCATGGGCCTACCGCCCACCCCGATCGACAACCCGGGCGAGGACGCGATGCGCGCCGCGATCAACCCGCCCCCGGGCGACTGGCTGTACTTCGTCACGGTCAAGCCCGGCGACACCCGCTTCGCGGCCACCTACGAGGAACACCAGCGCAACGTCGCCGAGTTCAACGCGGCCCAGAAGAGCAGCGCACCGCCCACGAAGTGA
- a CDS encoding ABC transporter ATP-binding protein → MPRDDIKWTPSPGTSTDQPRQVRRILKLFKPYRARLAVVGLLVGAASLVTVATPFLLKETLDVAIPQGRTGLLSLLALGMILSAVLTSIFGVLQTLISTTVGQRVMHDLRTAVYGRLQRMSLAFFTRTRTGEVQSRIANDIGGMQATVTSTATSLVSNLTSVVATIIAMIALDWRLTVVSLLLLPVFVWISRRVGNERKKIATQRQRQMAEMAATVTESLSVSGILLGRTMGRSDSLTRSFSEESEGLVDLEVRSNMAGRWRMAVISIVMAAMPAVIYWTAGMTLHLGGPDASIGTIVAFVSLQQGLFRPAVSLLSTGVQIQTSLALFARIFEYLDLPIDITERENPVHLDTIKGEVAFQDVEFHYDDKSGAILDGVDITVPAGNSLAIVGPTGAGKSTLGYLVPRLYDVTGGRVTLDGVDVRDLDFDTLARAVGVVSQETYLFHASVADNLRFAKPDATDEELHTAARAAQIHEHIAGLPDGYDTVVGERGHRFSGGEKQRLAIARTILRDPPVLILDEATSALDNRTEAAVQDAIDALSANRTTLTIAHRLSTIRSADQIVVLDSGHVAERGTHEELLDQDGRYAALVRRDAQLEPTS, encoded by the coding sequence ATGCCCCGCGACGACATCAAGTGGACACCGTCCCCCGGCACCTCGACCGACCAACCCCGGCAGGTGCGCCGCATCCTCAAGCTCTTCAAGCCCTACCGCGCCCGGCTCGCGGTCGTCGGCCTCCTGGTCGGTGCCGCGTCCCTGGTCACCGTGGCGACCCCGTTCCTGCTGAAGGAGACGCTGGACGTCGCCATCCCGCAGGGCCGCACCGGTCTGCTGAGCCTGCTCGCGCTCGGCATGATCCTGAGCGCCGTCCTGACCAGCATCTTCGGCGTGCTGCAGACCCTGATCTCCACGACGGTCGGCCAGCGCGTCATGCACGACCTGCGCACAGCGGTCTACGGCCGGCTGCAGCGCATGTCGCTCGCCTTCTTCACCCGGACCCGCACCGGCGAGGTCCAGTCCCGCATAGCCAACGACATCGGCGGCATGCAGGCCACCGTCACCTCCACGGCCACCTCCCTGGTCTCCAACCTCACCAGCGTGGTCGCCACGATCATCGCGATGATCGCCCTGGACTGGCGCCTGACCGTCGTCTCGCTGCTGCTGCTCCCGGTCTTCGTGTGGATCAGCCGCCGGGTGGGCAACGAACGCAAGAAGATCGCCACCCAGCGCCAGCGCCAGATGGCCGAGATGGCCGCCACGGTCACCGAGTCGCTGTCCGTCAGCGGCATCCTGCTCGGCCGCACCATGGGCCGCTCCGACTCGCTCACCCGGTCCTTCTCCGAGGAGTCCGAGGGGCTCGTCGACCTCGAAGTCCGGTCGAACATGGCCGGCCGCTGGCGCATGGCCGTCATCTCGATCGTGATGGCCGCGATGCCCGCCGTCATCTACTGGACCGCCGGCATGACCCTCCACCTGGGTGGCCCGGACGCCTCGATCGGCACCATCGTCGCCTTCGTCTCGCTCCAGCAGGGCCTGTTCCGCCCGGCCGTCAGCCTGCTGTCGACCGGCGTCCAGATCCAGACCTCGCTGGCCCTCTTCGCCCGCATCTTCGAGTACCTCGACCTCCCGATCGACATCACCGAGCGCGAGAACCCGGTCCACCTCGACACCATCAAGGGCGAAGTCGCCTTCCAGGACGTCGAGTTCCACTACGACGACAAGAGCGGCGCCATCCTCGACGGCGTCGACATCACCGTCCCGGCCGGCAACAGCCTCGCGATCGTCGGCCCGACCGGCGCCGGAAAGTCGACCCTCGGCTATCTCGTGCCCCGGCTCTACGACGTGACGGGCGGCCGGGTCACCCTCGACGGGGTCGACGTCCGCGACCTGGACTTCGACACGCTCGCGCGGGCCGTCGGCGTCGTCTCCCAGGAGACGTACCTCTTCCACGCCTCGGTCGCCGACAACCTCCGCTTCGCCAAGCCGGACGCCACCGACGAGGAGCTGCACACGGCGGCGCGCGCGGCGCAGATCCACGAACACATCGCGGGCCTGCCCGACGGATACGACACGGTCGTCGGCGAGCGCGGACACCGGTTCTCCGGCGGCGAGAAGCAGCGCCTGGCCATCGCCCGCACGATCCTGCGCGACCCGCCGGTCCTCATCCTGGACGAGGCGACCAGCGCGCTGGACAACCGCACCGAGGCCGCCGTCCAGGACGCCATCGACGCCCTGTCGGCCAACCGCACCACGCTCACCATCGCCCACCGGCTGTCCACCATCCGCAGCGCCGACCAGATCGTGGTCCTCGACTCCGGGCATGTGGCGGAGCGGGGCACGCACGAAGAACTGCTCGACCAGGACGGGCGGTACGCGGCCCTGGTACGCCGGGATGCCCAACTGGAACCGACAAGCTGA
- a CDS encoding MarR family winged helix-turn-helix transcriptional regulator translates to MTTPDSDGLLAEQLLRLTRRVHRIQKRHLEQRDLGITPAQSRLLRTLAHFGSPPRMADLAERLEVVPRAVTTLVDGLEANGKVRRVPDPSNRRVIRIEITDDGRKALSELRSARRGAADEILAPLTDVEREVLRTLLDTLVDGAPGAHEGHGRPC, encoded by the coding sequence ATGACCACCCCCGATTCCGACGGGCTCCTCGCGGAGCAGTTGCTGCGGCTCACCCGCAGGGTTCACCGCATCCAGAAGCGCCATCTGGAGCAGCGCGACCTCGGCATCACCCCGGCCCAGTCCCGCCTGCTGCGCACCCTCGCGCACTTCGGCTCGCCGCCCCGCATGGCCGACCTCGCCGAGCGCCTCGAGGTGGTCCCGCGCGCCGTGACGACACTGGTCGACGGCCTGGAGGCGAACGGCAAGGTACGGCGGGTGCCCGACCCGTCCAACCGGCGGGTGATCCGGATCGAGATCACGGACGACGGCCGCAAGGCGCTGAGCGAGCTGCGCAGCGCCCGCCGAGGTGCGGCGGACGAGATCCTGGCACCGCTCACGGATGTGGAGCGCGAGGTGTTGCGGACCTTGCTGGACACGCTGGTGGACGGAGCGCCCGGCGCCCATGAGGGGCACGGGCGGCCCTGCTGA
- a CDS encoding HD domain-containing protein: MSEVIAGVEIPDSVLAREATELVREATSPLLYDHSRRVFLWGALRGREQGIDYDPELLYVAAMFHDLGLTERFRRTDQRFEIDGADEARRFLHAHGITGEPADRVWASIALHTTQEIPLHMSAEIALVNRGVGLDVVGIGYDAVSDEQRAAVVAAHPRPDFKNGILAAFTEGIKDRPETTFGNIKADVLAHFVPGFVRGDFVEKIKDSNWPE; the protein is encoded by the coding sequence ATGAGTGAAGTGATCGCAGGCGTGGAGATCCCGGACAGCGTGCTGGCGCGCGAGGCGACCGAGCTGGTGCGCGAGGCCACGTCACCGTTGCTGTACGACCACTCCCGGCGGGTGTTCCTCTGGGGAGCCCTGCGCGGCCGGGAGCAGGGCATCGACTACGACCCCGAACTGCTCTACGTGGCCGCGATGTTCCACGACCTCGGACTCACCGAGAGGTTCCGCCGCACCGACCAGCGCTTCGAGATCGACGGCGCCGACGAGGCCCGCCGGTTCCTGCATGCCCACGGCATCACCGGTGAACCGGCCGACCGAGTCTGGGCGAGCATCGCGCTGCACACCACCCAGGAGATCCCATTGCACATGTCGGCCGAGATCGCCCTGGTCAACCGGGGTGTCGGACTGGACGTCGTGGGCATCGGCTACGACGCCGTCTCCGACGAACAGCGCGCTGCCGTCGTGGCGGCGCACCCCCGCCCGGACTTCAAGAACGGCATCCTCGCCGCCTTCACCGAGGGCATCAAGGACCGCCCCGAGACCACGTTCGGCAACATCAAGGCGGATGTGCTGGCCCACTTCGTACCCGGCTTCGTGCGGGGCGACTTCGTCGAGAAGATCAAGGACTCGAACTGGCCGGAGTGA